The following are from one region of the Betta splendens chromosome 15, fBetSpl5.4, whole genome shotgun sequence genome:
- the c15h10orf53 gene encoding UPF0728 protein C10orf53 homolog → MQKNARVTLCYGPYESGGVVRHRTDRLQGLQAALSARGHQCVLEETREWNTVELVVSGEVVFTCDVKQLEFGGDGKLDPVCKEAVTAVENSY, encoded by the exons ATGCAGAAAAACGCACGGGTGACACTTTGCTATGGGCCTTACGAGTCCGGCGGAGTGGTCCGGCACCGAACCGACCGCCTCCAGGGGCTGCAGG CTGCTCTGAGCGCGCGCGGGCACCAGTGCGTCTTGGAAGAAACGCGCGAGTGGAACACGGTGGAGCTCGTGGTCAGTGGGGAAGTCGTCTTCACGTGTGACGTGAAGCAGCTGGAGTTTG GTGGAGACGGAAAACTGGACCCAGTTTGCAAAGAAGCGGTAACGGCTGTAGAAAACTCCTACTGA